Proteins encoded in a region of the Elaeis guineensis isolate ETL-2024a chromosome 7, EG11, whole genome shotgun sequence genome:
- the LOC105048221 gene encoding LOW QUALITY PROTEIN: hydroquinone glucosyltransferase (The sequence of the model RefSeq protein was modified relative to this genomic sequence to represent the inferred CDS: inserted 1 base in 1 codon), whose protein sequence is MEPNGVVTKTNPHLAVLPTPGMGHLIPLVELAKRLVAHHGFSLTFITLASSASKAQSAFLGALPPSISSLALPPVPLDDLPPDARVETIMSVSAARSVPALLDVLRDLQSSTNLVAFITDLFGADTFDAAKQLGIPHYMFFPSNLLLLSLLLHLPTLDATTSCEYRDLPGPLELSGCVPIPGPDLLHPLQDRSNECYKWMVHHGRRYREAEGILVNSFDAMEPGAAKILREKEPGRPLVYPIGPLIQTGSPAGIDGSECLKWLDVQPHGSVLFVSFGSGGTLPKAQLWELXLGLEMSGQRFLWVVRSPSDSGETSGSYFSAQSKGDPFGYLPEGFVSRTKDRALVVPSWAPQIQVLAHGATAGFLMHCGWNSTLESVVNGVPMIAWPLYAEQRQNAVMLVEGVKAALRPKEGEDGLIGREEIARVVKELMEGEEGKRVRSQVKELQEAGIKGLQEDGLAYKTLNEVANKWKGLN, encoded by the exons ATGGAGCCGAATGGAGTCGTCACCAAGACCAACCCACACCTAGCGGTGCTGCCGACCCCGGGCATGGGCCACTTGATCCCCCTGGTCGAGCTCGCGAAGCGGCTGGTCGCCCACCATGGCTTCTCCCTCACCTTCATCACCCTCGCCAGCTCCGCCTCCAAGGCCCAATCCGCCTTCCTCGGGGCCCTGCCCCCTTCCATCTCCTCCCTCGCCCTACCCCCCGTCCCCCTCGACGACCTCCCCCCCGACGCCCGCGTCGAGACCATCATGTCCGTCTCCGCCGCCCGCTCCGTCCCCGCCCTCCTCGACGTCCTCCGAGACCTCCAATCCTCCACCAACCTCGTCGCCTTCATCACCGACCTCTTCGGCGCCGACACCTTCGACGCCGCCAAACAGCTCGGCATCCCTCACTACATGTTCTTCCCTTCTAATCTATTGTTGCTCTCCCTCTTATTACATTTGCCGACTTTGGACGCGACGACGTCGTGCGAGTACCGGGACCTCCCCGGCCCGCTGGAGCTGTCGGGCTGCGTGCCGATCCCGGGCCCGGACCTCCTCCACCCGCTCCAGGACCGTTCCAACGAGTGCTACAAGTGGATGGTCCACCACGGCCGGCGCTACCGCGAGGCCGAGGGAATCCTGGTCAACTCGTTCGACGCGATGGAGCCTGGGGCGGCCAAGATCCTCCGGGAAAAAGAACCCGGTAGGCCTCTGGTCTACCCCATCGGGCCTCTGATCCAGACCGGTTCACCGGCGGGGATCGACGGGTCGGAGTGCCTCAAGTGGCTGGACGTGCAGCCACATGGGTCGGTGCTGTTCGTGTCGTTCGGCAGCGGTGGGACCCTGCCCAAGGCGCAGCTGTGGGAGC GCCTTGGATTGGAGATGAGCGGCCAGAGGTTCCTGTGGGTGGTCCGGAGCCCCAGCGACAGTGGGGAGACCAGTGGGTCCTACTTCAGCGCCCAGAGCAAGGGTGACCCTTTCGGCTACCTGCCCGAAGGGTTCGTGTCACGGACCAAGGATAGGGCGCTGGTGGTGCCATCGTGGGCGCCACAGATACAAGTGCTGGCCCATGGGGCGACGGCCGGATTCTTGATGCATTGCGGGTGGAATTCGACGCTGGAGAGCGTGGTGAACGGCGTGCCGATGATCGCATGGCCGCTGTACGCGGAGCAGCGCCAGAATGCGGTGATGCTGGTGGAGGGGGTGAAGGCGGCGCTGCGGCCCAAGGAAGGAGAGGACGGGTTGATCGGGAGGGAGGAGATTGCGAGGGTCGTGAAGGAGTTGATGGAAGGGGAGGAGGGGAAGAGGGTGAGGAGCCAGGTGAAGGAGCTCCAAGAGGCGGGGATCAAAGGGCTGCAGGAGGATGGGCTCGCCTACAAGACCCTCAACGAGGTGGCTAACAAATGGAAGGGCTTGAACTAA